Proteins from a genomic interval of Nostoc sp. TCL240-02:
- a CDS encoding sorbosone dehydrogenase family protein has product MKVSARFLLPVLLLTLTAACNQTRASSDNPTPQESVPSAQLTQNPTQPKPKNTVRTEALSPTPIRINLKNLPAPFATESASKRPEVVPIPQNPVLRVPRGFTVNVFAEDLDAPRWLALTPSGNVLVTETGQNRIRLLRDSNGDGVADVRETFASGDNGLNRPFGMAFADNSFFLGNTDAVVRFPYTQGQNKITGKGEKIADLPSQGYNNHWTRNVVVSPDRNKLYVSVGSGTNVDEEPLPRASIQVMNLDGSQQQTFASGLRNPVGLDFHPLTKELYASINERDGIGDDLVPDYLTRVKQGAFYGWPYAYLTPNNLDPRQKTDGKSKRPELAASTQTPDVLFQAHSAALGLQFYDGKTFPEKYRNGAFVAFRGSWNRDRGTGYKIVFVPFDAKGRSLGYYEDFLTGFLLNPSVPTTWGRPVGLLVLPDGSLLLTEEANNRIYRIQYTGNE; this is encoded by the coding sequence ATGAAAGTCTCTGCGCGTTTCTTGCTGCCAGTTTTGTTACTAACCTTGACAGCAGCGTGTAACCAGACTCGCGCTTCGTCAGATAATCCCACACCACAAGAATCTGTACCTTCTGCCCAACTGACACAGAATCCTACACAGCCAAAGCCAAAAAATACTGTCCGTACTGAAGCACTTTCGCCTACACCTATCCGTATCAATCTGAAGAATTTACCAGCACCCTTTGCAACAGAAAGTGCTTCCAAGCGGCCTGAAGTTGTGCCTATTCCGCAAAATCCGGTGCTGCGCGTACCAAGAGGCTTTACAGTTAATGTATTTGCCGAAGATTTAGATGCCCCACGCTGGCTAGCTTTAACTCCCAGTGGTAATGTTCTGGTGACTGAAACGGGGCAAAACCGCATTCGTTTGTTACGTGACAGCAATGGTGACGGTGTAGCCGACGTTCGAGAAACTTTTGCTAGTGGGGACAACGGACTCAATAGACCCTTTGGGATGGCTTTTGCAGATAATTCCTTTTTTCTGGGGAATACAGATGCTGTGGTGCGTTTTCCCTATACTCAAGGTCAAAACAAGATTACAGGTAAAGGAGAAAAAATCGCCGACTTGCCTTCTCAAGGTTATAACAACCATTGGACACGCAATGTCGTTGTCTCACCTGATCGCAATAAATTATATGTCTCAGTTGGTTCAGGAACCAATGTGGATGAAGAACCCCTACCACGCGCTTCGATACAGGTGATGAATTTAGATGGTTCCCAGCAGCAAACTTTCGCTTCCGGCTTGCGTAACCCGGTTGGTTTGGACTTTCATCCTCTAACCAAGGAACTTTACGCCAGTATTAACGAACGCGATGGAATCGGTGATGATTTGGTTCCAGACTATCTGACACGGGTTAAACAGGGGGCATTTTATGGCTGGCCTTATGCTTATCTGACACCAAACAACCTCGATCCGCGTCAAAAAACCGATGGCAAAAGTAAACGCCCCGAATTAGCTGCCAGTACCCAAACGCCAGATGTACTGTTCCAAGCGCATTCAGCAGCATTGGGTTTGCAGTTTTATGATGGTAAAACATTTCCAGAAAAATACCGGAACGGTGCTTTTGTTGCTTTTCGTGGTTCTTGGAACCGCGATCGCGGTACTGGTTATAAAATTGTATTTGTTCCCTTCGACGCTAAGGGGCGATCGCTTGGCTATTACGAAGACTTTCTCACAGGCTTTTTACTCAATCCTTCTGTACCAACCACTTGGGGACGACCTGTAGGTTTACTCGTGCTGCCAGATGGCAGTTTACTACTAACAGAAGAAGCTAATAATCGGATTTATCGGATTCAGTATACGGGGAATGAATAA
- a CDS encoding type II toxin-antitoxin system PemK/MazF family toxin has product MSIERGQIYFVNLNPVLGREQAGTRPVFVLSIDAINQLPLVVTVIVGTKGTNIKRDYPTNIRVSPDDSELLIETVFLCFQIRSLDPNRFPTDPSGKLSDSKMLEVETAVRYCLGL; this is encoded by the coding sequence GTGAGCATCGAGAGAGGACAAATTTATTTTGTTAATCTTAATCCAGTGCTGGGTCGAGAACAGGCAGGAACAAGACCAGTTTTTGTTTTATCTATAGACGCTATCAATCAATTACCTTTGGTTGTGACTGTAATTGTCGGTACGAAAGGAACAAATATTAAGCGTGATTATCCAACCAATATACGAGTCTCTCCAGACGACAGCGAATTGCTTATAGAAACAGTGTTCTTATGTTTTCAAATTCGTTCTTTAGATCCAAATCGCTTTCCTACTGATCCATCTGGCAAACTTTCTGACTCCAAGATGCTTGAGGTTGAAACTGCGGTTCGCTACTGTTTGGGTTTATGA
- a CDS encoding EAL domain-containing response regulator, whose translation MPKILIIEDDEAVRENILDLLEAEDFETIAAANGRVGVHLAICEVPDLILCDMMMPEIDGYGVLSALRQDPSTATIPFIFLTAKSAKSDFRQGMDMGADDYITKPFSRAELYSAIINRLEKHATLKRYLSTQTTINNLSPKMQLLEISLYQAIKQHKFQEFEIYYQPIVDIASGKILAAESLLRWQSPELGIVYPTEFIPLAESTGLIVPIGKWVLKSVCKQIKIWRDAGINSFIVAVNISVMEFNQPDFINKIVNFITINNLQPNDLELELTESMIMQDVNSAIATMTKLQSLGIKIAIDDFGTGYSSLIYLKNLPINTLKIDRYFIHNVANDPQKSAITKALIQMGHNLNLNVIAEGVETEAELSFLRQHNCNSMQGFLFSRPLPAAEVENFLLTNKCLYV comes from the coding sequence ATGCCCAAAATTTTAATAATAGAAGACGATGAAGCAGTTCGTGAAAACATTTTAGATTTGCTAGAAGCTGAGGATTTTGAAACTATTGCTGCCGCTAATGGTAGGGTCGGCGTGCATTTGGCTATCTGTGAAGTTCCTGACTTAATTCTCTGTGATATGATGATGCCAGAAATTGATGGTTATGGCGTTCTAAGCGCATTACGCCAAGATCCATCAACGGCAACAATTCCCTTCATTTTTCTCACTGCAAAATCTGCAAAATCTGACTTTCGTCAAGGTATGGATATGGGGGCAGATGACTATATAACTAAGCCATTTAGTCGGGCTGAGTTATATAGTGCCATCATAAATCGGTTGGAAAAGCACGCTACTTTAAAAAGATATTTATCTACCCAGACTACAATTAACAACTTGTCTCCCAAAATGCAGTTGTTAGAAATTAGCTTGTATCAAGCTATCAAACAACATAAATTTCAAGAATTTGAAATTTATTATCAACCAATAGTCGATATTGCTTCTGGAAAAATATTAGCTGCTGAAAGTTTATTGCGCTGGCAAAGTCCAGAATTAGGGATAGTTTACCCAACAGAATTTATTCCGTTAGCAGAGTCTACGGGTTTAATTGTTCCAATTGGTAAATGGGTATTAAAAAGTGTATGTAAACAAATAAAAATCTGGCGTGATGCCGGAATTAATTCCTTTATTGTTGCTGTAAATATCTCAGTAATGGAATTTAATCAACCAGATTTTATTAATAAAATAGTCAATTTTATAACTATCAATAATTTGCAACCAAATGACTTAGAGCTAGAACTGACTGAAAGTATGATTATGCAAGACGTAAATAGTGCGATCGCTACTATGACTAAATTGCAATCCTTGGGTATCAAAATTGCGATTGATGATTTTGGTACAGGCTATTCTTCTCTAATTTATCTGAAAAATTTACCAATTAATACATTGAAAATAGACCGTTATTTTATCCATAACGTTGCTAACGATCCACAGAAATCAGCCATTACTAAAGCATTAATTCAAATGGGTCACAATCTCAATCTAAATGTAATCGCTGAAGGTGTAGAGACGGAAGCAGAACTTTCTTTTTTGCGCCAGCACAACTGTAATTCTATGCAAGGTTTTCTATTTAGTCGTCCATTACCAGCAGCAGAGGTTGAAAATTTTTTATTGACTAATAAATGCTTATATGTATGA
- a CDS encoding phosphomannose isomerase type II C-terminal cupin domain, with protein MTPNENNTQSNINELPPHSGTRYWGEVEVIEEGDTYRISRVEIKPRHGIKPQIHYHRNEHWVVVSGVAKVTCGDSEILLNRNESTYVPAATLHKVENPGHIPLVILEIQNGEYLGEDDTERPYDLNLVKSVAEG; from the coding sequence ATGACTCCCAACGAAAATAATACTCAGTCAAATATCAACGAATTGCCTCCACATTCAGGCACACGATACTGGGGTGAGGTGGAGGTGATCGAGGAGGGAGATACTTATAGAATTAGCCGTGTTGAAATCAAGCCCAGACACGGCATTAAACCACAAATTCATTATCATCGTAATGAGCATTGGGTTGTAGTTTCCGGTGTAGCCAAGGTAACTTGTGGCGATTCGGAAATATTGCTGAATCGAAACGAATCAACTTATGTTCCCGCAGCAACCCTACATAAGGTAGAAAATCCTGGACACATCCCGCTAGTTATTCTGGAAATTCAAAATGGTGAGTATTTGGGCGAAGATGATACTGAGCGCCCTTATGACTTAAATTTGGTTAAATCTGTAGCTGAAGGTTAG
- a CDS encoding AmpG family muropeptide MFS transporter gives MRKIKSLLEVFGSRKMAALLFLGFSSGLPLLLIGNTLKAWMTVEKVDLAAIGWFSLASLPYSLKFLWSPLLDRFALPVLGRRRGWLILTQIALIVAIAFMAFQQPKQALQLLAINAIVIAFISATQDIAVDAYRTDVLEKLEMGAGAAVFILGYRIALLVAGALALILADKLPWSSVYLFMAGTMVIGIFATLFAPEPKEISPPASLVDAVILPFQEFFQRQGIIKAILMLAFITLYKLGDALLSNMTTPFLLQTGFTKTDIGAIQVGMGLIATIVGALAGGSILSAIGINRSLWVFGILQAVSNLAYFFLAYIGKNYQAMVLAINVEQFCGGLGTAAFVAFLMSLCNQRFSATQYALLSSLMAVSRDILSAPGGAIAQNTGWPVFFLITIAAAVPGLLLLPVFAPWNPQPVAISRPGLEDEEEDIWGIK, from the coding sequence ATGAGGAAAATTAAATCACTGCTGGAAGTTTTCGGTAGTCGCAAAATGGCGGCTTTATTATTTTTAGGTTTTTCATCGGGTTTACCGTTATTGTTAATCGGTAATACCTTAAAGGCTTGGATGACCGTAGAAAAGGTAGATTTAGCCGCTATTGGTTGGTTTAGCCTCGCGAGTTTGCCTTATTCTTTGAAGTTTCTGTGGTCGCCACTGCTGGACAGGTTCGCCTTACCAGTGTTGGGACGACGACGGGGTTGGTTAATTTTGACGCAGATTGCTTTGATTGTAGCGATCGCATTCATGGCTTTCCAACAACCCAAACAAGCATTACAACTACTAGCAATCAACGCCATAGTCATTGCCTTTATCAGTGCAACTCAAGATATTGCCGTTGATGCCTACCGTACCGACGTTTTAGAAAAACTAGAAATGGGGGCTGGTGCAGCCGTTTTTATCTTGGGTTATCGAATCGCCCTGTTAGTCGCAGGTGCTTTAGCCTTGATACTTGCCGACAAACTGCCTTGGTCATCGGTTTACTTGTTTATGGCAGGGACGATGGTAATTGGTATTTTTGCAACCTTGTTCGCACCGGAACCCAAGGAAATTAGCCCTCCAGCTTCTCTGGTTGATGCTGTCATCTTACCTTTTCAGGAATTTTTTCAGCGTCAAGGGATTATCAAAGCTATTCTCATGCTTGCATTCATTACCCTATACAAGCTAGGTGATGCTTTGTTGAGCAATATGACCACGCCTTTTTTGCTGCAAACGGGTTTTACCAAAACCGACATTGGGGCAATTCAAGTGGGGATGGGGTTAATTGCGACGATTGTCGGTGCTTTAGCAGGTGGTTCAATTTTGAGTGCTATTGGCATCAATCGATCGCTTTGGGTTTTTGGTATTCTACAAGCAGTAAGTAATTTAGCTTACTTTTTTCTAGCATACATCGGTAAAAACTACCAAGCTATGGTACTTGCCATCAACGTAGAACAATTTTGTGGTGGATTGGGGACAGCAGCCTTTGTTGCCTTTTTGATGAGTCTTTGTAACCAGCGTTTTTCTGCAACCCAATATGCTTTGTTATCCAGCTTAATGGCTGTCAGCCGCGATATTCTGTCGGCCCCTGGAGGTGCGATCGCCCAAAATACGGGTTGGCCTGTATTTTTCTTAATTACCATTGCCGCCGCCGTACCAGGACTACTCCTATTACCAGTATTTGCCCCCTGGAACCCTCAGCCAGTGGCAATATCTAGACCAGGACTTGAGGACGAAGAAGAGGATATATGGGGAATCAAGTAG
- a CDS encoding DNA phosphorothioation-associated putative methyltransferase, which produces MPEALEIERHRAAIARPDISRPVRLAIEGSILNQDTTFFDYGCGYGGDVQRVKNLGYTSSGWDPYYYPDVPRITADVVNLGYVLNVIEDSEERRQSLIQAWELTGKVLIVAAQILINAPSKTQLAYNDGIVTRRNTFQKYYEQQELKTYIDEVLNVDAVPIALGVYFVFRDEAEKESYKAIRFFSTTSTPRVRIPVKRFEDYEEQLQPLMAFFTKRGRLPVKSELENEQELLSEFGNFRRAFGVVLQATDEAEWDAIAYRRSLDIQVYLALTHFDKRPAWQKLAPEMRHDIKAFFSSYEEACLVADQKLFSLGKPGVIQTACDKSKIGKHTRGALYVHVSALAALDPVLRICEGCASRTIGRVDEATLIKYHTDKPQISYLSYPEFDTDPHPALKASIGIDLKTLIITHRDYETRANPPILHRKETFVTSDYPGYEEFAKLTQQEQQLGLLNSKSDIGTLEGWEKCLAAHRVEIRGHQVYPIQES; this is translated from the coding sequence ATGCCTGAAGCGCTAGAAATCGAGCGTCATAGAGCCGCGATCGCTCGCCCCGACATCTCTCGCCCTGTACGATTGGCTATAGAAGGGTCAATCCTCAATCAAGACACCACTTTTTTTGACTACGGTTGCGGCTACGGTGGCGATGTTCAGCGAGTAAAAAATTTAGGTTACACCAGTTCAGGCTGGGACCCTTACTACTATCCCGATGTACCACGTATCACCGCCGATGTGGTCAACTTGGGTTATGTCCTCAACGTCATTGAAGACTCAGAGGAACGCCGTCAAAGCCTAATCCAAGCCTGGGAACTCACCGGGAAAGTTTTAATTGTCGCGGCTCAAATCCTGATTAACGCTCCCAGCAAAACCCAACTTGCTTACAATGATGGCATTGTGACGCGTCGCAATACTTTTCAGAAATATTACGAACAACAAGAACTCAAAACTTATATTGATGAAGTCTTAAATGTAGATGCAGTACCCATTGCATTAGGCGTTTACTTTGTTTTTCGAGATGAAGCTGAAAAAGAAAGTTACAAAGCTATCCGCTTCTTTTCTACCACTTCTACACCACGAGTCCGCATCCCCGTTAAGCGGTTTGAAGACTATGAAGAACAGCTGCAACCATTAATGGCTTTCTTTACCAAGCGCGGTAGACTACCTGTAAAAAGCGAATTGGAAAATGAACAGGAATTACTGAGCGAATTTGGTAACTTTCGCCGCGCCTTTGGTGTAGTTTTGCAAGCTACTGATGAGGCTGAATGGGATGCGATCGCTTATCGTCGTTCTCTAGATATCCAAGTTTATCTCGCCCTGACTCACTTTGATAAACGTCCTGCATGGCAAAAGCTAGCGCCAGAAATGCGTCACGATATCAAAGCCTTTTTTAGTAGCTATGAAGAAGCGTGCCTTGTAGCCGATCAAAAGCTTTTCAGCTTAGGTAAACCTGGGGTAATTCAAACTGCTTGCGACAAAAGCAAAATTGGTAAACATACACGCGGTGCGCTCTATGTCCATGTTTCGGCACTTGCAGCACTTGACCCCGTACTACGAATTTGTGAAGGTTGCGCTAGTCGTACCATTGGGCGTGTCGATGAAGCTACATTAATCAAATATCACACTGACAAACCGCAAATATCCTATCTCTCTTACCCGGAATTCGATACCGATCCTCACCCGGCGTTAAAAGCCAGCATCGGTATTGATTTAAAAACCCTCATCATAACTCACCGAGACTACGAAACTAGGGCAAATCCACCGATTTTGCACCGTAAGGAAACATTTGTCACCAGCGACTACCCAGGCTACGAAGAATTTGCTAAACTCACCCAACAAGAACAGCAATTAGGATTACTCAATAGTAAAAGTGACATCGGTACGCTTGAAGGTTGGGAAAAATGCCTTGCTGCACACAGAGTAGAAATCAGGGGGCATCAGGTTTATCCAATTCAGGAAAGTTAA
- a CDS encoding N-acetyltransferase — MPEVSEQLLPGYIIRCGSLLERSLLLKFMQRTYQDLFPNEDFSHLEQTVKQYFSSDTPLWWVEEEGEEREQGSREQGAGSKAERSNFNSPPCPLLPAPLPLIPNSQFPIACLWVGNAIDQVQGNRHAHIFILYVVPEHRRRGIGTALMQYVENWAIQRGDRQIGLQVFQSNKPALNLYNQLGYQTQSLWMVKFLSAEK, encoded by the coding sequence ATGCCAGAAGTGTCTGAGCAACTACTACCGGGGTATATTATTCGCTGTGGTTCCTTATTGGAGCGATCGCTGCTGCTTAAATTCATGCAGCGAACTTACCAGGATCTCTTCCCCAATGAGGATTTTTCTCACCTAGAGCAAACAGTTAAGCAATACTTCTCTAGCGATACACCCTTGTGGTGGGTAGAAGAGGAGGGGGAGGAGAGGGAGCAGGGGAGCAGGGAGCAGGGAGCAGGGAGTAAAGCAGAAAGAAGTAATTTTAATTCTCCCCCTTGCCCCCTGCTCCCTGCCCCTCTGCCTCTTATACCCAATTCCCAATTCCCCATCGCTTGCCTTTGGGTAGGCAATGCTATAGATCAAGTGCAGGGTAATCGCCATGCTCACATCTTTATTCTCTACGTTGTACCAGAACATCGGCGGCGGGGTATTGGTACAGCCTTAATGCAATATGTAGAAAATTGGGCTATTCAAAGAGGCGATCGCCAGATTGGATTACAAGTGTTTCAATCAAACAAACCCGCATTAAATCTTTACAATCAGTTAGGTTATCAAACCCAATCCCTGTGGATGGTAAAATTCCTGAGTGCAGAAAAATAA
- the dndE gene encoding DNA sulfur modification protein DndE, which translates to MESPIERIKLSQTAKDQLTKLRRSTKIDQWNILCRWAFCRSLAEATAPSPVPIPQDSNVEMTWRVFGGEMSDILLLALKQRCHNDGYPTDKETLATQFRLHLHRGIGYLAGDPNIKKIEDLIELAVKN; encoded by the coding sequence ATGGAATCCCCAATCGAAAGAATTAAACTTTCCCAAACAGCTAAAGACCAACTTACCAAACTTAGACGCAGTACCAAAATCGATCAATGGAATATCCTATGCCGTTGGGCGTTTTGTCGTTCTCTCGCAGAAGCAACTGCACCCTCCCCCGTCCCAATTCCCCAAGATAGCAACGTTGAAATGACTTGGCGCGTCTTTGGCGGCGAAATGTCGGATATTCTCCTCCTCGCCCTTAAGCAACGCTGTCACAATGATGGTTATCCCACCGATAAAGAAACCCTCGCCACCCAATTCCGTTTACATTTGCATCGCGGTATTGGTTACTTAGCAGGCGATCCAAATATCAAGAAAATTGAAGATTTAATTGAACTAGCGGTTAAAAATTGA
- a CDS encoding HEAT repeat domain-containing protein — MYDEDDLSLLDVDIEEELESPLDKIEPLTDDSVVVKPDPEVMLALLENPQPQQRMLAARAFCDIEDARATPYLIRLLTDICPLVRVSASYALGRNPSSEAVAPLIAQLKSDWNGYVRKGVVWALGNCRDRRSLPPLADALRTDISAVRLWAASSLAQMAEVGYEAVIGAIPPLIEALVKDPVAAVRSNSAWAIGQLCRELPSNVVYATAIDALIQAFAEDQDLGVREDAKASLLGVGDPRGLQLIETLEQEGWF; from the coding sequence ATGTATGACGAAGACGATCTAAGCCTACTCGATGTCGATATTGAGGAGGAGCTAGAAAGCCCCCTAGATAAAATAGAGCCATTAACTGACGATTCAGTTGTGGTGAAGCCCGATCCTGAAGTGATGCTAGCCCTCCTGGAAAATCCCCAGCCCCAGCAAAGAATGTTAGCGGCGCGTGCTTTTTGTGATATAGAAGATGCGCGTGCTACCCCCTATCTGATTCGCCTGTTAACTGATATTTGTCCCTTAGTCCGGGTGAGCGCATCTTATGCTCTCGGACGCAATCCTAGTTCAGAAGCAGTGGCTCCATTAATTGCTCAACTAAAGAGTGATTGGAATGGCTATGTGCGTAAAGGCGTTGTTTGGGCTTTAGGAAACTGTCGCGATCGCCGTTCTTTACCGCCCCTAGCAGATGCCTTAAGAACTGACATTTCCGCAGTGCGTTTGTGGGCTGCTAGCTCCTTAGCACAGATGGCAGAGGTTGGTTATGAAGCAGTTATCGGGGCAATACCACCATTAATTGAAGCCTTAGTCAAAGATCCCGTGGCAGCAGTGCGGAGCAATAGTGCGTGGGCAATCGGTCAACTGTGCCGCGAATTGCCTTCTAATGTAGTTTATGCCACAGCGATCGATGCTCTAATTCAAGCCTTTGCCGAAGACCAAGACCTGGGAGTCCGGGAAGACGCGAAAGCTTCACTGTTAGGAGTGGGTGATCCCCGTGGCTTGCAGCTGATTGAAACCCTCGAACAAGAAGGGTGGTTTTGA
- a CDS encoding ABC transporter permease, which produces MGNQVVIAVGTFILLLTGLLLGYVLSQLVLGFLAFNLLTFFGTLSLILIFGTLYYVLFWQLRRDQSRPSTNQGISNQIDDDVSDSYLKNRLIAKLSGDTAAAERLIEQAKETYPGMPENWYCERVLDDLERK; this is translated from the coding sequence ATGGGGAATCAAGTAGTTATTGCTGTCGGCACATTCATCCTCTTATTAACAGGTTTATTGCTGGGCTATGTTCTCTCGCAGTTAGTTTTGGGATTTCTAGCATTTAACCTACTAACTTTTTTCGGAACACTCAGCTTAATTTTAATTTTTGGGACACTTTATTACGTTTTATTTTGGCAGTTACGAAGAGATCAGTCCCGACCATCAACAAATCAAGGGATATCAAACCAGATAGACGATGATGTATCTGATAGCTATCTAAAAAACAGACTGATCGCTAAATTATCTGGTGACACTGCCGCAGCCGAACGGTTAATTGAACAGGCAAAGGAAACTTATCCTGGGATGCCGGAAAATTGGTATTGCGAAAGAGTGCTTGATGACTTGGAGCGCAAATAG